ATGGTGACCACCGTCTCCACCACAGAATTTGCCAGGCCTACGAGCCAAGAGACAGCTGCCAGCCCAGCACAGCACCTTGGGCTCATCACTGCCACGTAGCGCAAGGGGTCACAGACAGCCACGTAGCGGTCATAGGCCATAGCGGCCAGCAGCAGGAACTCGGTACCCCCCAGGGCCAGCGAGAAGAAGAGCTGGGTCCCACATCGGATGAAGGAGATGGTCTTCTTCTCCAGCAGGAAGTGCACCAGCATCTGGGGGACCCCGCTAGAGGTGTAGCAAATGTCCACCACCGAGAGGTTGccgaggaagaagtacatgggcaGGTGCAGTCGTGTGTCCAGTCCGATCAGGAGGATGATGAGCCCGTTGCCCAGCAGGGTCAGCAGATAGGCGGCCCCAAACAGGACAAAGAGTCCAGCCTGGGTCTGCCTGTCACTGGAGAGCCCCAGGAGGACAAACTCACTTTCCCAGGTCAGGTTGTCCCTCCTCATGGAGCAGGTGGGTCAGGCTGCCAGGAGAGAAGCAAAGGCAGAGAGGGGTAAGCAAAGGTCCCACTTTAGGAGTTGGGGATTAGGCTGGGAGCTGGAACTGGAGATGCAACAGGGACACCTACCCTCGGGTTCCTTAACCTAGATGCTTAGGGAGAATGCAATGAAAGTGCTGGAGGAAGGGACAGCTGGACTCTCAACTAGACTGAGATTCTCAAGGCTAAAGTCCCTGTTCTGGTCATCCTTTTGTGGCTAGGACCCAGCACAGTTATAATTACAGAGGAGGTAATCATTcacagcagaaggaaagagaaaaaaaaagtgatggagaaaggaaaggaggaaagacaaaaaagaatgtaaaaaacaaagaaaaactaaggaagaaagtttggaaatcagaaaaggagggaagtggaagagagggaagaaaggcagaTCTAGTTTTAAGCCAGCATCAGTTCAGCCCCTGTGCGTGCCAGGGCCCGTGCTAGATATCAGATACCTGCCCGTGAACAAGAAAGACGGAAGCGTGAGTCCTGCTTTCTTGGTTGTTGTAATTTAATCGGACACCAAGATTAAATTAATAACTACAAAAATTAATTAAGTAtaattgtgctaagtgctttgaaggagaagaacaaggTTACTAGTTGTTTAATTAAATTTGTGGCTGTAATTAAATTACCACTGGTTATGTCTTACTTCTCAATAATGTGCAATTTACATAGTAAGTTGCAGACATTTATTTAgatgtttaaataaatgattaacaAAATAATGCCATGAGGGCTTTTGGAAACCAATGATCACACTACTACTGAATATGAACTGACTGAAATCCACTGAATCTTTCAGAGGGAATGAATTCTCCTTTCTCAGCTAGGATTGTGTTGGATTATCTCCCTTCCAATGTGTTGACCAGCCCagtataaaaatagaatcaaatgCTACCAGTTTTTCTTAATAGAAATGTAATCTTGAGGCATATTTCCTGCTCTTAAAACAGTTAACAATtaactcatttattaaaaatatttgagtataTGAGGTACTATGCTTTCAACCGACTTCCAGCATATAATGCCTCTCAATGTTAGGAATTTGTGTTTAGAAAATCAGCAGTGCAACAGAATCAActgagaaactttaaaataaaatctgtgacaATCAAGTGAGCCAGCCAAACAAAGGACAAAACGAATACATCGGCGTTAAGAAAACCAGAGTGGAGCCACAGAATCCAATATAATAGAACTGAAAAGCATAATCCGCTTGAGATTTCTTCTGGCTGCAACAGTGGCCTTCGAGAGAGCAGAGAACCTGGGGGGAGCAGGCACCTCTCGCCTTCCCTTCAGCCCTCGTCCTGCAGTGGCCGGAGGGCGTCACTGCAGAAACGAAAAATAGAAACTGGCATTAGATTCTCAGGTTTGGAGACCCTGTTCTGGGGCTTAGAGGATGGTGGCTAGTGGCTGGGTTTTGAACACCGCCCCAGGGAGCCTTTGGCTGCCCCCAAAGCCGGGTCCTTGTATCAGCCAGAGGAAGTAACTGCGCTCTGATCTATTATGATCTGTAGGCTGCCAAGCATCCAGAATTCAACCCTTCAGGGTCACTGTCATGGATCCAGATTCCCTTCAGAAGAGCCCTGTTACTATATAAGAAAATCAAGCATGtgagaagtgaaagaagccatggAGATCACGTATTCCATCCATTTCATTGTATAGACGAGGAAACCAAGGAACAGGAGTAAGCTGGCCGGCCCAGGTGTCACATCTCTCTGGGAACCAAGCTGGAATGAAGTTTAAGTGTGCACAGCACATTCTCAGCTCCCACTGAGCCGGGTAGTGAGCGGTGGGAAGGAGTTGTGGAAGGATGTGGACTAGGAAGGGAGGCACCTGAAGAATCTTAGATTGGAGGCCCAGCACAGCTATCTTGCCATGTAGAGAAATGCTGTGTAGTGAGTGGGAAAAGCTTTGAATGAGAAGTCATGGGATCCAAGTTCTAATTTGCCTCTTCCATTAGCCTGCTAGGTGCCCTGGGCTGGTTATttgacctccctgagcctcagtttctttgtttgaAATGTGGGAATGGTAATAATGCCTACCTTGCAATATTTTGAGTAAGATTAGTTGAAGAAATGAACATGAATGTGCTTTGTAAAGTACTAAGTAAACATGACTATTGTTACACTCAAGTCAATTTCACGGAAGTAAACTCTGCCCAGTGATAAGGAGACAAGAAACAGTATGAATATGTGCTATGGAGGCCAGAAAGTtaacagaatataaataaatataaatcccCTTTGCAATACATCCTATTGCCTAAATAACGTAACTATAGAGACCCTGCTTTAATAACTAAAGAATTAAGGTAGAGAGTTTGTCTATACCCAGTGGGTAGTACTATGCTCTACGAGCAGTATGAACTCAATACCCTTTTTCCCAATACAATTTTGAAATATGCTGTTTTTAGATGGtgataaactatttttattaatagatgGTCTTGTTCTCAGCTTTTTGGGATTAGAGAATTTTGTTCCACTTTGCTTGACTTagtgaacatttactgagcactgagTAGTGCCTGGCCCAGTGGCAGGTGCTGGGTAACAAGATCAATGCAGCCTGGTCTCCCTCTCCAAGAATTCAGCCTGGCCAAAGGACAGAGAGGGTGAGTTATCATGACCTTATCAGAGTTTTCCAAAGGAAGCTACCAAGTCTGATAACTGAGACTAGAGTCAGAATATGTAAATAACCAGGCAGAtatgtagaaaaaataaagttgaagcaAAGAAACAACCAGTgcatttgctttttgaaaaaagtagatgcaGTTTAAGGCGAACGTAGATTGGTAGTAAGGAGACCTGGGTTTCAACCTATATCATCAAACCATCTAGATATCATTGCAGACCGCTACCTTTATGAGGCGTATTTTCTTAATTTGCAGAATGAGCAAGGAAGGTAGACTCCAAGATTTCTTCCAGCTCTAAAGGTCTGCAAAAAGTGAATATATGTAAGCTATAGTTTAAAGCAATgtaagaggggaaaagaaaaacttcaatCTTTGATTACTCTAAGAATACATAGCTAGTGAGGCTGTGGGCACTAAGATATTATAGGTTACTGGGTTTGGGGATCAAAGCATTTGTATTACACGAAACTATTTGGGGAGGTGCCACTGAATGGGATCAGGAGAAGTTCAGGAAATAGAGAAGTGGCCATACAGATAGAAATGGGAGAACCGCTTGCTTGGGTCAAAGCTTCTTTCCAAAGCTGCACCCGGGGAATTCCTGGAGTGGGAGGACCCCTAACAAACCTACCTTCATTCCCTTAAGGATTATGCTTCTTAATGACTGAGAATATTCACcttcctctttttcaaaaaaagacagGCTTATGTCTAAGTTTGGTTCTTATAATAATTAAGCTCAGCCCTTCTGCCTTCCTTCTTATCTCCAGCATAATGCAAATGTCTTGAGGCTAAGAAAAGAGACTTAGCCCTTTTGACCTCCACTCTTCAGCGTTTTGAATGTGTGTCTGTATATCCTGAGCACTTCAGTTTATACTGTTGATTGGGTGACTGACCAAGACCGGGGACTCGACTGAGGAGCTCAAAAACAATGAGTTGCATTTTCTGGGTCATGGGAAGAATCAAAGAGCCTCCAACTATAATAGTGCGAAAAACACAGGGGAGGATCCCAGGGCAGTCCTGGCTGCTCCCAGGAATTCCGGCTCTACTCTCTCATCACCTCCTCTCCACCTTCCCTGTGGGGGACTCACCGAGGTTCAGTGCTCATCTCATGCACATAATTCCTTTTGGATGAGGAGGCGGCACATTTCTTAGAAAGCCTGGAAGCAGCAGTCCAACCTCTTCTGGGGGCTGGAGTTTTTACTTCCTCAGTCTAAGCTGGTAACTTTTTAGAACATTAGAATCCCCAGAGGGCAATTACTTGCTCTTGGTGTGTACCTTTattcacccctgcccccagctacTTCTCTGCAATCACAGCTCCCCACTCTTTTTAGTTCCCTATGggataaacattttgaaaacattttatctgCACTTTTAATTGTCCTTCTAGTTCCCAGACTAATGAGCCCTTCCTTCTCTGACTTTTGGATCATTCACTGCCCTTCAAGGCTATGGCATTGCTGAGGACTTTTGGCAGGAGTCAGGAGACAGgaatatttactctgagttgaTGGAAAGGGATTGAGATTAattgggaaagagaagaggagctAAAATCTCAGAGTCTGATCTCCTTTCTAAGGGAAGAAGATGAGTGCACCTTCTCCCCTCTTTCTGCACACCTAGTCTTAGTGACCAGGGAGTGGTGAGTAAGATTGCACAGTAAAACCATCATGTCTGTGGCCTGGAAGCCACTGAGAAGTCCCAAGTTCACAGTCATGAAAATATTTCCATAGACTCCTCAGTGGTCTCCAATATCACATTTCTGTTGAGTTGTGTTTCCTTTGCATATTTTCATACCACCAGAAGTTTTCCTAGCTCTCACTAAGCTTGATCTCCCGGTTCTTGATCATCTTCCACAAAGTTTTAATCTCTTTACTGGAATTAGTTAGAAGGAGCAGAGAAAACAATGGGTCAGGATGGGGTTTTATTCCCAATATTTACCTATCGATTTCTATGCAATACAACACAGGTCTTTGAGAAGATAGGAATAAAAAACAGAGATATTATTAGCAACTTACTCATTAgaatttttctataataattGATAATATCAGCAAGATAAAGGCTTAATTATCTTGAAGATTTGTCACTCTAATGACAATGGACAGGGGgatggtagttttatttcttcttcttccctcagGTTTACCTCTGCTCCTTCCATCACACAGCAAAGCTCAGGACACCAAGGACCTGAAGCTGTCCTAACCTTAAGGTCCACTGAAAGCAAAAACTGATGTGACCTTCTGTCTGAGAGCTGTAACCAAAAGTTAAGGAGGATGGCAGAGGTGGAAGTCTGAGGATACcatgagggagaagaggaaaagtgACACCTGCCAGGTGGGCCTTGTGATGCAAATCAAAGGTAGACTCAGTATGGTCTGATATAGGTGAGccaagtagaaaggaaagaacttTTGGGGACCATCTTCCCCAGATGACATAGTGAATGATCCTGTAATGAAAATATCTGCTTGCtggcaaaacaaaaatgtatctTTCCTACTTTTCTGAACACAGGTGATATGTAATTGGATGAGAAAAGTAGGTTAGAAAATTGTAGGTTCAGTATGATCCTATATtgcataaaataatatacatacagTTGGATGCATATAAAGATAGGAACATAGAAGAAGAACTGGAAGCATGATCAAAAATATCAACAGGTTATCTCTGGTAATAGGTTtgcaggtatttttattttctttttgttcatctataatttgaaaaatgtctacaataaacatattatttttctaataagaatctcagtgacattttaaaaataattgatatagaGGTATCCTATTGAGACAGGAATGCTGGGAAATCAATTCATTGGCTCAAGTCTAGCGGTACTGAATGGCCTTTGAGTAACATGGGTGAGTATTAGGGTAGAAGGAAGGTATCATTATAATTCTGACTCAGGACAATAGATATGATGGTAGGTTTTATGTTATTTAGACCATGTGAGATAGATCTATAAACAGCCTATGGTGGTAGACACTCTGGACCAGGGACAGAACAATTGTTTTTTGCTCTGGCTTTGGCATAAatggctctgtgactttgggcatgtcATTTAAACTCCTGGATCTCAGTTTCATCATTTGTGAAACAGGAATTGGATTAGACCTCTAAGGATCCTGCAGTTCTGGAAGTCTCTTTGCTAGTGTGGACTTTAAAATATTCTGCTTTCATCCTAGATATGGAGGTCGGAGACTAGAGTCAGACTGTTGTGGGTTCCAGACTGTGGTCTTGAGGAGATAGGAGTAATTGTCTCCTTTGAGCCTGACCCACACCAGGAGTTTCATTGACAATCAATATTTTATGTACTATTGGGACCCCCTAGCCCTTGGAGATAATTCACTTCCTGCATTGTCTATGCAGCCCCAGACCTGCTCCTTGCTGgatctttctctttacttttttggAATTGCACTACCGCCACCCATTTCCCTACCCCCTACTTCTCCACTCAATATCTCCTTGCCACAAGACTTTCCTGTTGCTATGAATACGTTATTCACTTCCATTGAACTACTATATCTGGTTCTCAGTTATGCACATTTCCCATTCATTTCTTTCCActtggtgggttttgttttgtttgtttgttttttaccagaATTAGCTTTTCCCCATCTTTCCCCAATGAAATGTCAAGAGGCACGTTGACAGGAAGGCTGATGACTGCCATACTTGACAGCAGCTTTAATAGCCTTGGATACAGCTTATCACTAATTAGCTCTGTCATGAGAGGGTCTGAATACTGCTCTGCTTCCTACCTCTCTACacactaggaaaaaaatttttttaagatttatttatttatttgagagagagagagagaaagaatgcatgcgcatgagtggggggaggggcagaggatgagggagagaatctcaagcagactccctgctgagca
This genomic window from Halichoerus grypus chromosome 12, mHalGry1.hap1.1, whole genome shotgun sequence contains:
- the LOC118532582 gene encoding olfactory receptor 2F1-like; this translates as MRRDNLTWESEFVLLGLSSDRQTQAGLFVLFGAAYLLTLLGNGLIILLIGLDTRLHLPMYFFLGNLSVVDICYTSSGVPQMLVHFLLEKKTISFIRCGTQLFFSLALGGTEFLLLAAMAYDRYVAVCDPLRYVAVMSPRCCAGLAAVSWLVGLANSVVETVVTMRLPTCGHRVLNHVACETLAFVRLACVDVTLNQVVILASSVVVLLVPCCLVSLSYAYIVAAILQIHSMGGRRKAFGTCASHLTVVSMSYGMALVTYMQPRSTASAEQDKVVVLFYAVVTPMLNPLIYSLRNKEMKAALGRVLMSSSESKLQCATLS